The proteins below come from a single Campylobacter sp. CCUG 57310 genomic window:
- a CDS encoding EAL domain-containing protein: MIYKSFKVSVLDSVTGSFNRAEILNLLSKKMSKFKHRQDGNIVMLKIRNLDDLNERYSFESSDLLLKKLIKKLEIFLEKNISKEILIGRYSNDSFLIFCIARSSQLLHFLNVFEKSILADGIDDIELKIKFELVNINYSKSLDKSISVLTEKLSSEENAKFAITDEFESSVCKSILDRNFTFQTQLVKDLKDSKNLKSLLVKIYTEEFALISKQKAQNIANKNGYEVLFDINSIKKFSEIKVTDEDACIIEVSVVSLRNLQFNKFIKDFIDQGKIDPKNIIFEFSEKLVYDEINRFKEIINEYKNLGFRFALNKFGGNNAGFEYLKYLPIDFIIYDIEFNKNLDDDKFKNIFRNLNATVEDLGIKSIIRFVDKAEFLDIVKLYDTDYAQGFYIEKPKEI; the protein is encoded by the coding sequence ATGATATATAAAAGCTTTAAAGTAAGCGTGCTTGATAGCGTTACGGGCTCTTTTAACAGGGCTGAAATTTTAAATTTGCTTTCAAAAAAAATGAGTAAATTTAAACACAGACAAGACGGTAATATCGTAATGCTTAAAATTAGGAATTTAGATGATCTAAATGAAAGATATAGTTTTGAAAGTAGTGATTTGTTGCTTAAAAAACTGATTAAAAAGCTTGAAATTTTTTTAGAAAAAAACATATCCAAAGAGATTTTAATAGGTAGATACTCAAATGATAGCTTTTTGATATTTTGCATCGCTAGAAGCTCGCAATTGCTTCATTTTTTAAACGTTTTTGAAAAGAGCATCTTAGCTGACGGAATCGATGATATAGAGTTAAAAATCAAATTTGAGCTTGTTAATATAAATTATTCTAAAAGTTTAGATAAGTCAATTTCGGTTTTAACCGAAAAATTAAGCTCCGAAGAAAATGCTAAATTTGCCATAACAGATGAATTTGAAAGCTCGGTTTGTAAATCTATATTAGATAGGAATTTTACCTTTCAAACTCAGCTTGTAAAAGATTTAAAAGATAGTAAAAATTTAAAGAGTCTTTTGGTTAAAATTTATACCGAGGAATTTGCCCTTATATCAAAGCAAAAAGCCCAAAATATAGCAAATAAAAACGGTTATGAAGTTTTATTTGATATAAATTCTATTAAGAAATTTAGCGAGATAAAAGTAACGGATGAAGATGCCTGTATCATCGAAGTTTCGGTAGTTTCGCTTAGAAATTTACAATTTAATAAATTTATAAAAGATTTTATAGATCAAGGAAAGATAGATCCTAAAAATATCATATTTGAATTTAGCGAAAAGCTTGTTTATGATGAGATAAACAGATTTAAAGAGATCATAAACGAGTATAAAAACCTCGGCTTTAGATTTGCTTTAAATAAATTTGGCGGTAACAACGCAGGTTTTGAATACCTAAAATATCTTCCGATTGATTTTATAATCTATGACATCGAATTTAATAAAAATTTAGATGATGATAAATTTAAAAATATCTTTAGAAATTTAAACGCTACGGTGGAGGATTTAGGTATCAAATCAATTATTAGATTTGTGGATAAGGCTGAATTTTTAGACATTGTTAAGCTTTATGATACAGATTATGCGCAGGGTTTTTATATAGAAAAACCGAAAGAAATTTAA